One segment of Ziziphus jujuba cultivar Dongzao chromosome 12, ASM3175591v1 DNA contains the following:
- the LOC107410204 gene encoding protein VAC14 homolog isoform X2 has protein sequence MADALSVIPAAVLRNLSDKLYEKRKNAALEVEGIVKQLAAAGDHDKITAVIKLLTTEFTYSPQSNHRKGGLIGLAAATVGLTTEAAQHLEQIVPPVLNSFSDQDSRVRYYACEALYNIAKVVRGDFIVFFNQIFDALCKLSADSDANVQSAAHLLDRLVKDIVTESDQFSIEEFIPLLRERMNVLNPYVRQFLVGWITVLDSVPDIDMLGFLPDFLDGLFNMLSDSSHEIRQQADSALSEFLQEIKNSPSVDYGRMAEILVQRAASPDEFTRLTAITWINEFVKLGGDQLVPYYADILGAILPCISDKEEKIRVVARETNEELRTIKADPAEGFEVGPILSIARRQLSSEFEATRIEALHWISTLLNRHRTEVLSYLNDIFDTLLKALSDPSDKVVLLVLEVHACIAKDPQHFRHLVVFLVHNFRVDNSLLEKRGALIIRRLCVLLDAERVYRELSTILEGESDLDFASIMVQALNLILLTSCELSELRNLLKQSLVNSSGKDLFVSLYASWCHSPMAIISLCLLAQTYQHASAVIQSLVEEDINVKFLVQLDKLIRLLETPIFAYLRLQLLEPGRYIWLLKALYGLLMLLPQQSAAFKILRTRLKTVPSNSFGGDQLKQSSSGNPYQILHHIQGGSQITEDGDINQDNKNSHNGINFVARLQQFEHMQHQHRLHAKSHVQSLGGAKT, from the exons ATGGCCGATGCTCTTTCTGTGATTCCCGCAGCTGTGCTCCGCAATCTTTCAGATAAGCTTTACGAGAAGCGTAAGAATGCTGCTTTAGAG GTTGAGGGAATTGTCAAACAGCTTGCCGCGGCTGGGGATCACGATAAGATAACAGCGGTGATCAAGTTGTTAACTACGGAATTTACTTATTCGCCGCAATCGAATCACAGGAAG GGAGGATTGATAGGATTAGCTGCTGCGACCGTTGGGTTGACAACAGAAGCTGCCCAACATCTTGAG CAAATTGTACCTCCTGTGCTTAATTCTTTTTCTGATCAAGATAGCAGAGTACGTTACTATGCTTGTGAAGCTCTATACAACATTGCAAAG GTTGTAAGGGGGGATTTCATAGTATTCTTTAATCAGATTTTTGATGCCTTATGTAAACTTTCGGCAGACTCAGATGCCAATGTACAAAGTGCTGCTCATCTTTTAGATCGGCTTGTGAAG GATATTGTAACTGAAAGCGATCAATTCAG CATTGAAGAATTTATACCACTGTTGAGGGAGCGCATGAATGTCCTGAACCCCTATGTTCGCCAGTTTTTGGTAGGATGGATAACTGTTTTAGACAGTGTTCCAGATATCGATATGCTGGGATTTCTTCCTGATTTTCTTGATg GTCTGTTCAATATGTTAAGTGATTCTAGTCATGAAATAAGGCAACAAGCTGATTCAGCTCTCTCTGAGTTTCTCCAGGAAATCAAGAACTCCCCA TCTGTAGATTATGGTCGCATGGCTGAAATTCTGGTGCAGAGAGCAGCTTCTCCAGATGAATTTACTCGGTTAACGGCTATAACATGG ATAAATGAGTTTGTAAAACTTGGTGGAGACCAGCTTGTTCCTTACTATGCTGATATTTTGGGAGCCATTTTACCCTGCATATCTGATAAAGAAGAGAAAATTAGAGTG gtTGCCCGTGAAACCAATGAAGAGCTTCGTACGATCAAGGCTGATCCAGCTGAAGGATTTGAAGTTGGACCAATCCTCTCTATTGCAAGGAG GCAATTATCCAGTGAATTTGAGGCTACTAGAATTGAAGCATTACACTGGATATCAACCTTATTAAACCGACATCGTACTGAG GTCTTGAGTTATCTGAACGACATATTTGATACTCTTCTCAAAGCACTTTCAGATCCTTCTGACAAG GTGGTGCTTCTGGTTCTTGAAGTTCATGCATGCATCGCAAAAGATCCACAACATTTCCGTCATCTTGTTGTTTTCCTGGTACACAATTTCCGGGTTGATAATTCTCTTCTGGAGAA ACGTGGTGCTTTGATAATCCGTCGACTTTGTGTACTTTTGGATGCTGAAAGGGTCTATAGGGAACTCTCTACAATACTAGAAGGTGAATCTGATCTGGATTTTGCATCCATTATGGTTCAG GCTTTGAACTTGATTTTACTTACATCCTGTGAATTATCTGAACTTCGAAATCTTCTAAAACAATCACTTGTGAATTCCTCGGGGAAggacttgtttgtttctttgtaTGCTTCGTGGTGCCACTCACCCATGGCAATTATAAGTCTCTGCTTATTAGCTCAG ACATATCAACATGCGAGTGCTGTGATTCAATCTCTGGTGGAGGAGGATATTAATGTCAAATTTTTGGTCCAGCTGGATAAGTTGATTCGGTTGTTGGAAACTCCAATCTTTGCATATCTTAGATTACAG CTTCTTGAACCTGGAAGATATATATGGTTGTTGAAAGCCTTATATGGTCTTTTAATGCTCCTTCCCCAG CAAAGTGCAGCCTTCAAGATACTACGAACCCGTTTAAAAACTGTGCCATCAAACTCATTCGGTGGTGATCAACTAAAGCAGAGTTCTTCTGGTAACCCTTATCAGATTCTACATCACATCCAAGGTGGATCACAAATCACTGAAGATGGTGACATAAACCAGGACAATAAGAATTCACATAATGGAATTAACTTCGTTGCAAGATTACAACAGTTTGAGCATATGCAGCACCAGCATCGGCTGCATGCCAAATCACATGTACAATCTCTCG GAGGTGCAAAGACCTGA
- the LOC107410204 gene encoding protein VAC14 homolog isoform X1 → MADALSVIPAAVLRNLSDKLYEKRKNAALEVEGIVKQLAAAGDHDKITAVIKLLTTEFTYSPQSNHRKGGLIGLAAATVGLTTEAAQHLEQIVPPVLNSFSDQDSRVRYYACEALYNIAKVVRGDFIVFFNQIFDALCKLSADSDANVQSAAHLLDRLVKDIVTESDQFSIEEFIPLLRERMNVLNPYVRQFLVGWITVLDSVPDIDMLGFLPDFLDGLFNMLSDSSHEIRQQADSALSEFLQEIKNSPSVDYGRMAEILVQRAASPDEFTRLTAITWINEFVKLGGDQLVPYYADILGAILPCISDKEEKIRVVARETNEELRTIKADPAEGFEVGPILSIARRQLSSEFEATRIEALHWISTLLNRHRTEVLSYLNDIFDTLLKALSDPSDKVVLLVLEVHACIAKDPQHFRHLVVFLVHNFRVDNSLLEKRGALIIRRLCVLLDAERVYRELSTILEGESDLDFASIMVQALNLILLTSCELSELRNLLKQSLVNSSGKDLFVSLYASWCHSPMAIISLCLLAQTYQHASAVIQSLVEEDINVKFLVQLDKLIRLLETPIFAYLRLQLLEPGRYIWLLKALYGLLMLLPQQSAAFKILRTRLKTVPSNSFGGDQLKQSSSGNPYQILHHIQGGSQITEDGDINQDNKNSHNGINFVARLQQFEHMQHQHRLHAKSHVQSLGNPTSTLTKEVQRPEEPRRPSSDINKPPSKTSRRGPG, encoded by the exons ATGGCCGATGCTCTTTCTGTGATTCCCGCAGCTGTGCTCCGCAATCTTTCAGATAAGCTTTACGAGAAGCGTAAGAATGCTGCTTTAGAG GTTGAGGGAATTGTCAAACAGCTTGCCGCGGCTGGGGATCACGATAAGATAACAGCGGTGATCAAGTTGTTAACTACGGAATTTACTTATTCGCCGCAATCGAATCACAGGAAG GGAGGATTGATAGGATTAGCTGCTGCGACCGTTGGGTTGACAACAGAAGCTGCCCAACATCTTGAG CAAATTGTACCTCCTGTGCTTAATTCTTTTTCTGATCAAGATAGCAGAGTACGTTACTATGCTTGTGAAGCTCTATACAACATTGCAAAG GTTGTAAGGGGGGATTTCATAGTATTCTTTAATCAGATTTTTGATGCCTTATGTAAACTTTCGGCAGACTCAGATGCCAATGTACAAAGTGCTGCTCATCTTTTAGATCGGCTTGTGAAG GATATTGTAACTGAAAGCGATCAATTCAG CATTGAAGAATTTATACCACTGTTGAGGGAGCGCATGAATGTCCTGAACCCCTATGTTCGCCAGTTTTTGGTAGGATGGATAACTGTTTTAGACAGTGTTCCAGATATCGATATGCTGGGATTTCTTCCTGATTTTCTTGATg GTCTGTTCAATATGTTAAGTGATTCTAGTCATGAAATAAGGCAACAAGCTGATTCAGCTCTCTCTGAGTTTCTCCAGGAAATCAAGAACTCCCCA TCTGTAGATTATGGTCGCATGGCTGAAATTCTGGTGCAGAGAGCAGCTTCTCCAGATGAATTTACTCGGTTAACGGCTATAACATGG ATAAATGAGTTTGTAAAACTTGGTGGAGACCAGCTTGTTCCTTACTATGCTGATATTTTGGGAGCCATTTTACCCTGCATATCTGATAAAGAAGAGAAAATTAGAGTG gtTGCCCGTGAAACCAATGAAGAGCTTCGTACGATCAAGGCTGATCCAGCTGAAGGATTTGAAGTTGGACCAATCCTCTCTATTGCAAGGAG GCAATTATCCAGTGAATTTGAGGCTACTAGAATTGAAGCATTACACTGGATATCAACCTTATTAAACCGACATCGTACTGAG GTCTTGAGTTATCTGAACGACATATTTGATACTCTTCTCAAAGCACTTTCAGATCCTTCTGACAAG GTGGTGCTTCTGGTTCTTGAAGTTCATGCATGCATCGCAAAAGATCCACAACATTTCCGTCATCTTGTTGTTTTCCTGGTACACAATTTCCGGGTTGATAATTCTCTTCTGGAGAA ACGTGGTGCTTTGATAATCCGTCGACTTTGTGTACTTTTGGATGCTGAAAGGGTCTATAGGGAACTCTCTACAATACTAGAAGGTGAATCTGATCTGGATTTTGCATCCATTATGGTTCAG GCTTTGAACTTGATTTTACTTACATCCTGTGAATTATCTGAACTTCGAAATCTTCTAAAACAATCACTTGTGAATTCCTCGGGGAAggacttgtttgtttctttgtaTGCTTCGTGGTGCCACTCACCCATGGCAATTATAAGTCTCTGCTTATTAGCTCAG ACATATCAACATGCGAGTGCTGTGATTCAATCTCTGGTGGAGGAGGATATTAATGTCAAATTTTTGGTCCAGCTGGATAAGTTGATTCGGTTGTTGGAAACTCCAATCTTTGCATATCTTAGATTACAG CTTCTTGAACCTGGAAGATATATATGGTTGTTGAAAGCCTTATATGGTCTTTTAATGCTCCTTCCCCAG CAAAGTGCAGCCTTCAAGATACTACGAACCCGTTTAAAAACTGTGCCATCAAACTCATTCGGTGGTGATCAACTAAAGCAGAGTTCTTCTGGTAACCCTTATCAGATTCTACATCACATCCAAGGTGGATCACAAATCACTGAAGATGGTGACATAAACCAGGACAATAAGAATTCACATAATGGAATTAACTTCGTTGCAAGATTACAACAGTTTGAGCATATGCAGCACCAGCATCGGCTGCATGCCAAATCACATGTACAATCTCTCGGTAATCCCACTTCTACATTAACAAAG GAGGTGCAAAGACCTGAAGAACCCAGGAGACCATCATCGGACATTAATAAGCCTCCGTCAAAAACATCAAGGAGAGGGCCCGGGTAG
- the LOC107429256 gene encoding ankyrin repeat-containing protein At2g01680 → MDSKSLRFITHQVFFSAVRSGDLEKLQQVADKLTQDESGDGSSLSDLMAVQNDDGETPLYVAAKDNLEDVFGYLLRFCNTQTMKIRSKSDMDVFHVAAKRGHLGIVNRLLGDWPELCRLCDSTNTSPLYSAAAQDHLEVVNAILDADVSSMMIVRKNGKTALHNAVRYGQIDIVKALIERDPGIVCIKDKKGQTALHMAVKGQCPLVVEEILLADHSILNERDKKGNTAVHLATRKCRPQIVSLLLAYTSIEVNAINNQRETAMDLADKLQYGESALEIKEALLEAGAKHARHVGQVDEAMELKRTVSDIKHEVHSQLIQNEKTRRRVSGIAKELKKLHREAVQNTTNSVTVVAVLFASIAFLAIFNLPGNYIMKGHGVGKANIAGLVGFKVFYLLNAISLFISLAVVVVQITLVAWDTRAQKQVVSVVNKLMWAACACTCGAFLSIAYVVVGNKGSWMAIMITLIGAPILVGTLASMCYFVFRQHFGFHRDSQRRIKRASRSKSFSWSFYSANISDIDDYNSDLEKIYAL, encoded by the exons ATGGACTCCAAATCTTTGCGGTTCATCACCCACCAAGTGTTCTTTTCCGCTGTAAGATCCGGTGACCTTGAGAAGCTTCAGCAAGTTGCTGATAAGCTGACCCAGGATGAATCCGGAGACGGGTCTTCTTTGTCTGATCTCATGGCGGTGCAGAACGATGACGGTGAGACTCCCTTGTATGTGGCAGCGAAGGATAATCTGGAGGACGTGTTTGGGTATTTGCTTAGGTTCTGTAATACTCAGACCATGAAGATCAGGTCCAAATCTGATATGGATGTCTTTCATGTCGCTGCTAAGCGTGGCCACTTGG GTATTGTGAATAGACTTTTGGGCGATTGGCCAGAGCTTTGTAGATTATGCGACTCCACAAATACCAGCCCACTTTATTCCGCTGCTGCTCAGGACCACTTGGAGGTAGTGAATGCCATCTTGGATGCTGATGTTAGCTCAATGATGATAGtaaggaaaaatggaaagacTGCATTGCACAATGCTGTTAGGTATGGTCAAATTGATATTGTAAAAGCACTTATAGAGCGAGATCCAGGAATAGTATGCATCAAAGATAAGAAAGGCCAAACTGCTCTCCATATGGCTGTAAAGGGTCAGTGTCCTTTAGTAGTAGAAGAGATTTTGCTTGCTGATCACTCTATACTGAACGAACGTGACAAGAAGGGTAATACAGCAGTGCATTTGGCCACAAGGAAATGCCGACCGCAG ATTGTGAGCCTTTTGCTAGCATATACATCTATTGAGGTCAACGCTATCAATAATCAACGAGAGACTGCAATGGATTTGGCAGATAAATTGCAATATGGGGAATCTGCATTGGAAATTAAGGAAGCTTTATTAGAAGCTGGTGCCAAGCATGCCAGGCATGTTGGCCAAGTGGATGAAGCAATGGAACTCAAGAGAACTGTGAGCGACATCAAGCATGAGGTGCACTCACAACTCATACAAAACGAAAAAACCAGACGACGTGTTTCTGGTATCGCAAAAGAACTAAAGAAACTACACAGAGAAGCTGTCCAAAACACCACGAATTCTGTTACTGTGGTTGCTGTGCTTTTTGCCTCAATAGCCTTCTTGGCTATATTTAACTTGCCCGGCAATTATATAATGAAGGGACACGGAGTAGGCAAGGCTAACATAGCTGGCTTAGTTGGTTTCAAAGTTTTTTACCTTTTGAATGCCATATCTCTCTTTATTTCTCTAGCAGTTGTTGTGGTTCAGATCACTTTAGTGGCCTGGGATACAAGGGCTCAGAAGCAGGTTGTGTCTGTAGTAAACAAATTGATGTGGGCTGCCTGTGCTTGCACTTGTGGGGCTTTTCTGTCAATAGCTTATGTGGTTGTAGGCAACAAAGGTTCATGGATGGCAATAATGATAACCCTTATTGGGGCACCAATTCTTGTAGGGACTCTTGCAAGCATGTGCTACTTTGTTTTCCGGCAGCACTTTGGTTTTCACCGGGACTCTCAGAGACGAATCAAAAGGGCAAGCAGAAGCAAGTCCTTTTCATGGTCATTTTACTCGGCAAATATATCAGACATTGATGATTACAACTCAGACCTTGAGAAGATCTATGCTTTGTAA
- the LOC107429242 gene encoding probable calcium-binding protein CML25, protein MGFKNLFGKNKKKSDSPTASENDNNENRAPTPLSFPSPSSMMMINQSQIAELEEVFKKFDVNGDGKISSSELGSIMGSLGQHATDDELRKMIKEVDSDGDGFIDLNEFIELNTKGVDSKEALENLKDAFSVYDIDGNGSISAEELHKVLRSLGDECSIAECRKMISGVDCDGDGTISFEEFKIMMMMGSRYVSLDSQRPQD, encoded by the coding sequence ATGGGTTTCAAAAACCTCTTCgggaaaaacaagaagaaatccGATTCTCCAACCGCCAGCGAAAACGACAACAACGAAAATCGAGCACCGACACCATTATCGTTCCCATCTCCATCAtcgatgatgatgataaatcAGTCGCAGATCGCCGAACTCGAGGAGGTTTTCAAGAAATTTGACGTCAACGGCGACGGGAAGATCTCTTCCTCCGAGCTTGGATCGATCATGGGGAGTCTAGGTCAACATGCCACCGACGACGAATTGAGGAAGATGATAAAGGAGGTGGATTCCGATGGCGACGGTTTCATAGATTTGAACGAGTTCATCGAACTCAACACCAAAGGCGTGGACTCGAAAGAGGCGCTTGAGAATCTCAAAGACGCGTTCTCGGTCTACGATATTGACGGAAACGGGTCGATATCGGCGGAGGAGCTACACAAGGTGCTTAGGAGCCTCGGCGACGAGTGTTCGATTGCCGAGTGCCGGAAGATGATCAGCGGTGTCGATTGCGACGGCGACGGAACGATCAGCTTCGAAGAGTTtaagataatgatgatgatgggtTCCAGATACGTTTCCTTGGATTCACAGAGACCTCAAGattga
- the LOC132800155 gene encoding uncharacterized protein LOC132800155, with translation MIVLILKSQRMVEFNHIRPISLCNTIYKLISKLLATWIHPMLSHLISPNQAAFVPGCWIGENTILVNEIIHTIRRKRGAVGLVAFKFDMNKAYDWLNWEVLNEILLRFGFSGRVVSHLSQCFSNEKASILPNGSICGDVKVERGLRQGDPLSPYLYILFDEILSRMLHKLEFGGKIHGVSLGRTGPSFSHLFFADEILIFCRANREEVREVARCLQNFCDWTRQTVNKAKSGCFFSRNVQGSVKANIKEVLNIKELPKESKYLGNPLFLGKNKSRDFEELKNRVEAKLQDWKAKLLSQAGKLVLVKSAVMAMPIYTMSTHKLPLQWCRRIDSLASRFLWKGDVSKKVAFNATSWSKVCQPKSAGDLGIRKLADINLVLLCKLGWCLETKLELPKSKTVQAGSKADNILMRVVWTVTFMRCGQRTDSSWQWKGILSTRQILSKGLCFRVGKGNNVDIWEDPWVPYSPNFRPTPNPNLQVAPCLMVESLLSPSGGWNIPLLNQLFDQDSALWLALPWSIKWDLTHFTNLDDYMECIANPVGKLPMHQSDNATFILFAVSLLDATWKVRNKLLVEGNRSFLEEVKLIYRKVDEFSTTLGKDFASLGIVARDHEGRVLKFQVLKEKLDIPEAATVLKALHLDLSAGFYNIWCEDDAKTIILYLNNLDTSSIHWSAQVFINQIQDLRPLFNSVTFI, from the exons ATGATTGTGTTGATTCTGAAGTCACAAAGGATGGTGGAGTTTAATCATATTCGGCCTATCAGTCTGTGCAACACTATCTATAAGCTGATCTCCAAATTATTGGCCACTTGGATCCATCCTATGCTGTCTCATCTCATATCTCCCAACCAGGCAGCTTTTGTTCCTGGATGTTGGATCGGTGAGaatacaattttggttaatgagATAATCCACACCATTAGAAGGAAAAGAGGAGCGGTTGGTTTGGTAGCTTTTAAATTCGATATGAACAAAGCTTATGACTGGTTAAATTGGGAAGTTCTTAATGAGATTCTTCTACGGTTTGGCTTTTCAGGAAGAGTGGTGTCCCATCTCAGTCAATGCTTCTCGAATGAAAAAGCTTCTATTCTGCCCAATGGGAGTATTTGCGGAGACGTTAAAGTGGAGAGAGGGCTCCGTCAAGGAGATCCTCTTTCCCCTTATTTGTATATCCTTTTCGATGAAATCCTCTCCAGAATGCTTCACAAACTCGAGTTTGGAGGGAAGATTCATGGAGTGTCCTTAGGTAGAACTGGTCCTTCCTTTTCCCATCTCTTTTTTGCAGATGAAATTTTAATCTTTTGCAGAGCCAATAGGGAGGAAGTCCGAGAAGTGGCTAGGTGTCTTCAAAACTTCTGTGATTGGACAAGGCAGACAGTAAATAAGGCTAAATCTGGTTGTTTTTTCTCTAGAAATGTTCAAGGCAGTGTGAAGGCGAATATTAAAGAAGTTCTTAATATTAAAGAATTACCCAAAGAGTCCAAATATCTGGGAAATCCTTTGTTTTTGGGTAAGAATAAGTCAAGGGATTTTGAAGAGCTAAAGAACCGTGTGGAGGCCAAGCTGCAGGATTGGAAAGCAAAGCTTCTTTCACAAGCTGGCAAATTAGTTTTGGTCAAGTCAGCGGTTATGGCAATGCCCATTTATACAATGTCAACTCATAAACTTCCCCTTCAGTGGTGCAGGCGTATCGACAGCTTAGCTAGTAGGTTTCTATGGAAAGGCGATGTGTCTAAAAAAGTGGCTTTCAATGCTACCTCCTGGAGTAAGGTGTGCCAGCCTAAAAGTGCTGGGGATTTGGGCATTCGAAAGCTAGCAGATATTAACTTAGTTCTTCTTTGTAAGCTTGGTTGGTGTTTGGAAACAAAGTTGGAGTTGCC GAAGAGCAAAACTGTGCAGGCCggatccaaagcggacaatatcttgatgcgggtagTCTGGACTGTTACATTTATGCGTTGTGGACAGAGGACCGACTCTTCTTGGCAGTGGAAAGGAATTTTGAGTACACGACAGATTCTATCCAAAGGCTTGTGCTTTAGGGTTGGGAAGGGCAATAACGTAGATATATGGGAGGACCCGTGGGTGCCTTACTCCCCTAATTTTAGGCCAACTCCTAACCCAAATTTGCAAGTTGCCCCGTGTCTTATGGTTGAGTCCCTGCTTTCCCCATCTGGCGGGTGGAATATTCCTCTGTTGAACCAACTGTTTGATCAAGATTCT GCCCTTTGGTTAGCCCTCCCCTGGAGTATTAAATGGGACCTTACTCATTTCACCAACTTGGATGATTATATGGAGTGCATTGCCAATCCAGTAGGTAAGCTTCCAATGCATCAAAGTGACAATGccacttttattctttttgctgTGAGTCTGTTGGATGCTACCTGGAAAGTCAGAAACAAACTCCTTGTAGAAGGCAATCGCAGTTTTCTTGAAGAAGTAAAGCTCATCTACAGGAAAGTTGACGAGTTCTCAACTA CTTTGGGGAAGGATTTTGCGAGTCTCGGTATTGTTGCGCGGGACCATGAAGGACGAGTTCTCAAGTTCCAAGTGCTTAAGGAAAAGCTAGATATTCCAGAAGCTGCAACAGTTCTAAAGGCTTTACATCTGGATCTTTCGGCTGGTTTCTACAATATCTGGTGTGAAGACGATGCCAAAACCATCATCCTCTACCTCAACAATCTGGATACAAGTTCTATTCACTGGTCGGCACAAGTTTTCATCAATCAAATCCAAGACTTGCGTCCTTTGTTCAACTCTGTTACTTTTATCTAG
- the LOC107429237 gene encoding uncharacterized protein LOC107429237 encodes MATSKMIMASMTHFRQLTCAAYSTSASGSYPTRLVPHPPDLIKWVRREGGFVHPAVRIAQDTSNGLGLLAAEEIPKGSDLIALPDQIPLRFTPLESDSGDGLHSVLIHLARQVPEELWSMKLGLKLLQERAKVGSYWWPYISNLPETYTVPIFFHGEDIKNLQYAPLLYQVNKRCRFLLDFEQQVKRALENMTPSEHPFGGQDVDASSLGWAMAAVSSRAFRLYGKKLPGGTYNDLPMMLPLIDMCNHSFNPNARIVQEQDAGNTMLVKVFYLLAETEIKQNDPLVLNYGCLNNDIFLLDYGFVIPSNPYDSIELKYDGALLDAASMAAGVSSPNFSTPSPWQQKVLNQLNLDGEAPVLKVCLGGTQLIEDRLLAALRVLLASDMQSVEKHDLETLKSLSVEAPLGIENEIAAFRTLIAVCVIALGHFPTKIMEDESLLKQRPSAFTELAVQFRIQKKSVIIDVMRDLTRRVKLLSAKETATAQG; translated from the exons ATGGCAACTTCTAAAATGATAATGGCTTCCATGACCCACTTCCGCCAACTAACGTGCGCCGCCTACTCAACTTCAGCTTCTGGTTCTTATCCTACGCGCCTGGTGCCACATCCACCTGACTTGATCAAATGGGTCCGGAGGGAAGGAGGGTTCGTACACCCGGCGGTGAGGATAGCTCAAGACACTTCAAATGGTCTTGGACTCCTCGCTGCCGAGGAAATCCCAAAAGGGTCTGATCTTATTGCTCTTCCTGATCAAATTCCACTGAGGTTTACCCCTCTTGAATCTGACAGTGGAGACGGCCTTCACTCTGTTTTGATTCATTTGGCTCGCCAAGTTCCTG AGGAACTATGGTCAATGAAACTGGGTTTGAAGCTTCTGCAAGAAAGAGCAAAGGTTGGATCCTATTGGTGGCCATACATCAGCAATCTCCCAGAAACTTACACTGTACCCATTTTCTTCCATGGGGAGGACATAAAAAACTTGCAATATGCCCCTCTTCTATACCAG GTAAACAAGAGATGCCGGTTTCTTCTTGATTTTGAGCAACAAGTCAAACGTGCTCTTGAAAATATGACACCGAGTGAGCATCCTTTTGGTGGCCAAGATGTAGATGCATCCTCCCTTGGATGGGCAATGGCAGCTGTCTCATCTAGGGCTTTTCGTCTTTATGGTAAAAAGCTTCCAGGTGGGACGTACAATGATCTCCCCATGATGCTTCCTCTCATTGATATGTGTAACCATAGCTTCAATCCAAATGCCAGAATAGTTCAGGAACAGGATGCAGGCAACACAATGCTAGTAAAGGTCTTCTATTT GTTGGCGGAAACAGAAATTAAGCAAAATGATCCTTTAGTACTTAATTATGGCTGTTTAAACAATGATATCTTCCTACTAGATTATGGATTTGTGATACCCTCAAATCCCTATGATAGCATTGAGTTGAAATATGATGGTGCCCTTCTGGATGCTGCAAGCATGGCTGCTGGAGTTTCTTCTCCCAACTTCTCAACTCCTTCTCCATGGCAGCAAAAGGTTCTAAATCAGCTAAATTTAGATGGAGAAGCTCCCGTTCTCAAG GTCTGCTTAGGGGGCACACAATTGATAGAGGATCGCTTGTTGGCAGCACTGAGAGTACTCCTTGCAAGTGACATGCAATCAGTTGAGAAGCATGATCTGGAGACTCTTAAATCTTTATCGGTTGAAGCTCCTCTTGGCATTGAAAATGAGATAGCTGCATTTCGTACCCTTATCGCCGTTTGTGTGATTGCACTTGGACACTTCCCAACTAAAATCATGGAGGACGAATCGCTTTTGAAACAGAGGCCGTCGgcttttactgagttggctgtCCAGTTCAGAATTCAGAAGAAATCTGTAATAATAGATGTTATGAGGGACCTGACAAGGAGGGTGAAGTTGCTCTCGGCAAAAGAAACAGCCACTGCCCAAGGCTGA
- the LOC107429246 gene encoding uncharacterized protein LOC107429246 yields MEEKMNMGNGEDGHVVVGVPVHSQVMKIKQEFEKIRHPSLQQPEMRRVLLRDFNRQRSRSPLGLAERPISVGN; encoded by the coding sequence ATGGAGGAGAAGATGAATATGGGTAATGGAGAAGATGGGCATGTGGTGGTGGGTGTCCCGGTTCACAGCCAAGTGATGAAGATCAAGCAAGAATTTGAGAAGATCAGACACCCTTCTCTCCAACAGCCAGAGATGAGACGGGTTTTGCTCCGGGATTTCAACCGGCAACGATCACGCTCACCGCTTGGATTGGCCGAGAGACCCATCTCTGTTGGGAATTGA